Proteins from a genomic interval of Zingiber officinale cultivar Zhangliang chromosome 2A, Zo_v1.1, whole genome shotgun sequence:
- the LOC122044006 gene encoding uncharacterized protein LOC122044006 — protein sequence MYNDRPSGWNDEDLMVRAHEEYKSTFKTTFQYEHVWRIVKDSPMYTPQSSDRRATKKARTSESSDAHTDSSNPNTTTDIDDREIRSRPMGQKTAKRKGKERVGILDELNQAMQQSMTHLEEYNNNKKVDQLIQTHQLLVMDTRGMTDEQLQNHLAICEQLKKKLNM from the coding sequence ATGTATAATGATCGACCAAGCGGATGGAATGACGAGGATTTGATGGTGCGAGCTCATGAAGAATACAAGAGTACTTTTAAAACTACTTTCCAATATGAGCATGTGTGGAGAATCGTGAAAGATAGTCCTATGTATACTCCTCAATCCTCAGATCGACGGGCTACAAAAAAAGCAAGAACATCAGAATCATCAGATGCACATACTGACTCTTCTAATCCTAACACAACTACTGATATAGATGATAGAGAAATCCGATCTCGTCCAATGGGACAGAAGACAGCAAAGAGGAAAGGCAAAGAAAGAGTAGGCATACTTGATGAATTGAATCAGGCTATGCAACAATCAATGACACATTTGGAAGAGTATAATAACAATAAGAAAGTTGATCAACTCATCCAAACACATCAACTCCTCGTAATGGACACACGAGGCATGACTGATGAACAACTTCAAAATCATCTAGCGATATGTGAACAACTGAAGAAAAAATTGAACATGTAG